The following proteins are encoded in a genomic region of Desulfuribacillus stibiiarsenatis:
- a CDS encoding CDP-alcohol phosphatidyltransferase family protein translates to MIPNFISLSRIILSLSLFLITPFSQAFYLIYIYCGISDMLDGFLARKMGTESRFGEILDSIADMVMVAVLLVILFPIIKPSELIIFWIIVIAIIRFSAMTVALMKYNVFISLHTYGNKITGAILFVFPLVIPYVPMNFLAYGIVIVASISAVEELFIQIMSRKLQVNRKHFFDRSL, encoded by the coding sequence ATGATTCCTAATTTCATATCATTGAGTCGAATCATCTTATCTCTGAGCCTATTTCTTATTACACCGTTCAGCCAAGCGTTTTATCTCATTTATATATATTGCGGAATTAGCGATATGCTAGATGGATTTCTTGCAAGGAAGATGGGAACGGAAAGTAGATTTGGTGAAATATTAGATTCTATTGCAGATATGGTCATGGTAGCTGTTCTTCTTGTAATCCTTTTTCCAATAATAAAACCTTCTGAACTAATTATTTTCTGGATTATAGTGATTGCGATTATAAGATTTAGTGCAATGACTGTGGCATTAATGAAATACAATGTATTTATAAGCCTACACACCTACGGAAACAAAATAACTGGGGCGATACTATTTGTTTTTCCTTTAGTAATCCCTTATGTACCTATGAATTTTTTGGCTTATGGGATTGTGATAGTTGCAAGTATTTCGGCTGTTGAGGAACTTTTTATACAGATAATGTCAAGAAAATTACAGGTAAATAGGAAGCACTTTTTCGACAGAAGTCTGTAA